The Vitis vinifera cultivar Pinot Noir 40024 chromosome 12, ASM3070453v1 genome has a segment encoding these proteins:
- the LOC100256852 gene encoding uncharacterized protein LOC100256852 has product MASVETIDSDAPAVELIVCDASSSDSAANSVGSEEIEPLLAVSEKPKINIFSVSYSRRKPREQVTKSAEDASFTQFILWAWSGSRCSGLLCMALSSTIYCIMEALSDIFSAQSIPLFETAFTRCTVTLILSYFWLRRSGQPIFGPTHVRSLLVSRALMGYLSLLSFVYCIQRLPLSQAVVLSFTTPIMASIMARIILHEKLNIAEIGGLACSFIGVLFIFRPILAAQGGLPKAEEANNIYVGGSDHIYAVLVGLVSSISGGISYCLTRAGAKASDQPVITVFAFGMLGSPAAAICTFAFQDFVLPSFYSFFLMVILAVLAFFAEVFLARGLQLEKTSKATNIQYIEAALSQLWGLGSSKIAPSFGRLVGCFLIFASTCCTMYFGPDKEME; this is encoded by the exons ATGGCTTCTGTGGAGACCATCGATAGTGACGCTCCCGCGGTGGAGCTGATTGTCTGCGACGCATCATCATCCGATTCAGCAGCTAATAGTGTGGGTTCTGAAGAGATAGAACCTCTGTTGGCGGTCTCGGAGAAGCCCAAAATCAACATCTTCTCTGTTTCTTACTCGCGAAGAAAACCTAGG GAGCAAGTGACAAAATCAGCTGAAGATGCATCCTTCACACAATTTATTTTATGGGCATGGAGTGGATCCAGATGCTCAGGTCTTCTATGCATGGCCTTGTCATCTACTATATACTGTATCATGGAAGCTCTTTCAGACATCTTTTCTG CTCAGTCAATTCCATTATTCGAGACAGCATTTACAAGATGTACAGTTACCTTGATATTGTCATATTTTTGGTTGAGAAGAAGTGGGCAACCAATATTTGGTCCAACACATGTTAGGAGTCTTTTGGTTTCAAGAGCACTGATGGGATATCTTTCATTGTTGAGTTTTGTTTATTG tATTCAAAGGTTACCTTTGTCTCAGGCTGTTGTTTTGAGCTTTACAACTCCAATCATGGCCTCAATCATGGCAAGAATCATTTTGCATGAGAAGTTGAATATTGCAGAAATCGGAG GTCTTGCTTGCAGTTTCATTGGTGTGCTCTTCATTTTCCGGCCAATACTCGCTGCACAAG GTGGGTTACCTAAGGCTGAGGaagcaaataatatatatgttgGTGGAAGCGACCATATTTATGCTGTTTTAGTTGGTTTAGTTTCATCCATAAGTGGTGGAATCAGCTACTGCCTTACAAGAGCTGGAGCAAAGGCTTCTGATCAACCTGT CATTACAGTTTTTGCATTTGGCATGCTAGGTAGCCCTGCTGCTGCAATATGTACATTTGCCTTCCAG GATTTTGTGCTACCaagtttttattcattttttctcatGGTTATACTTGCTGTACTGGCTTTCTTCGCTGAG GTGTTTTTAGCTAGAGGGCTTCAGCTTGAGAAAACCAGCAAAGCCACTAACATCCAGTACATTGAG GCTGCCCTATCACAACTATGGGGTCTTGGCTCATCAAAGATAGCTCCATCTTTTGGTAGACTTGTCGGGTGTTTTCTCATCTTCGCTTCAACATGTTGCACCATGTACTTTGGGCCCGACAAAGAGATGGAATGA